The following nucleotide sequence is from Roseivirga sp. BDSF3-8.
TGGCTTCTGCATGGGTGACCTTCAGTACCCGCAGCCGTCTTTCTGTGGCCAGGGCCGCTTCCCGCTTACGGCTGGCGGGTAACTGGGGGTTGGATAGAAAGCGGTTCAGGTCATCTTCGGCCTTTTCTACTTCGGCTTTCTGCTCTTCTAATAACTGCGCCAGGTCGTCTACGGAGCTCTGGTAGTAGAGGCGGATGGTTTTGTTAAAGGCCTGGCCGGAGACATCGTCTTTACGTATCTCAATGCATTCTACTGTATTGGAGGCATTGTAGATGGCCTTGTACAGGAGCATCTTCTTGGCGGTGTGGCGGAATACATCGACGACAAAGTCTTCCACCGGGCTGATGATGCCGGCCTGGAAGCTGGCCACCCGCTGGGTGTTTTTGTATTGCCCTTTCTTCAGCTGGCTGTGGTCAATCCGGATATTGTCGCCGTAGGCGAGGCCGGGCATGAAGAAGTACTCGCCCAGGTCGTTGCCGATCCCACTACACCGGACATAGGGGACGGTGATCAGTATGTCATCGGCGGTGAGGGAGGCTTCCTCAAAGACGGTCCGGGCTACCTGGTCCCATGAGGCCTGGCTCAAAGACAGGGTATTTACCTCAACCGGGGCGACATAGAACTTACGGCCCTCATTAAATGCTTCGTAGGTGAGGAGCTTATCGGCGAGGATGTGTCCCAGGAAGGCCTCATCTTTTGCATGGGTGGGCTTTTGCGCATTGACACTGGCTAAAAGGGCATGGATGATTTCGCTAGTGTGGTGGATAGCGCCGGTTACGGGTTTCCCTAAATCGCGGGCTTTGTCTACGTAGTGGCTGGTATGGTCATCGAAGGCAAAGGTTTGCGCTTCAGAGGGGGTGACTTCGTTGCAGGCGCAGTCCCGGGTAAAGGGAATGGTTTCTACAAGGCTGCCGGCCTGGTCCAGCACGTCTATGGCACGGCCTTCTTTATTGATCCTTACTCTGACGGCTTTATCTGAGCTTTCCGGCAGGGTGAGGTTTTCGGCTTTTATGGTACTCAGGCCTGTGGGGGTGATTTTCAGGCCAAAACCATAGGTGGTGTTCTTTTCTTCGGTTGAGGTGTAGACGTGGGTGTAGTCGTACGCTTCCGGCCTTAGGGCAAACACGGTGCCTCTGGTGGCTTGGGGTTCATCAGCGCTATAAGGGAAGAAGCCTGATACCTGCAGGCTGCCCCGGGTATCGAGTATGCGGCCGTCGGGCAGGTAGAAATGGGTATACCGGCTATTGAGTGTCCGGATGGCTTCTTCGTCTCCCAGGCAGATGCCTCCCGGTCCTTCACCAAAGGCAGAAACCTCCTCATCCCCGGTGAGCAGGCCCCATACGGGCCGGGGGTTGTGGATGAGGTCCCACTGGTGTTTGTGCAGCTGGGTGCCGAAAAAGGTGTAGTCCATCAGGTTGTCGGTGGCCCACTCCTCCAGGGCGGGAGCCTCCACGAAGGTGTGCGGGAGGCGGAAGGCGCCGTGGCCGAGCTCGTGGGCGATGGTCTTGTCGAAGTGGTCGGAGTTACCGATACGGGAAGTGAAGATAAAACCGAACTGCCGCTTGTAGGGCATAAAGCCGGCTTTAGCGTTGTCCGTTCCGTCTTCGTCTATGGCACTTTTGGGGGTGTGGACCAGGAAGAGGTAGTAGGTGCCCTCTGCTGTCTTATGTGCCTGCTCATAGCTCCTGATGAGCTTCTTCATCTCAGGGGTGTAGTTGGAGAGCATGCCGGTACTCCCGTCGTCCAGGGCGCCGTCTCCGTCGGTGTCGTAGTCGGCGGTAAAGGCTTTCTCGTAAATGACGGTCCAGTTGACTACGGCGGGGCCGTAGGTGGCTTTCAGGGCCTTGAGGATGTCTTTCCCACGGCCGGCCTTCATGTAGCCGGCGCCGTTGACGGGCACTACCTTCAGGGTGAGGTGCTCGGGAGCGTAGCTTACCGTATTGAGCTGGCCGCTGAGTACGTCAGTGCTATCTTCTACGCTGCGCCATATGGCCTGCAGGTAGCTTTCTTCTTTATCGCCCTGGCCGGTGAGCAGCAGGGTATAGTGCTCATCATCGGTCTTTTCGAGGATGGGTACGTGCTGACCAGATTGGGTGAGCAGCTTCAGGCCGGTGGTATCACCCTGTAGGGTGACCCTGTCGGTCTGACCGGTGGCTAAGGCTTTCCAGGCGATGGGGTAGGTGTCTGTTCCTTCACTTCCGTTGGTTACGGGCAGGCTTTCATAGTGTGCGGAGTAGGCCTCATGCAATTGGGTGTCGAAGCCGTAGCGCTGGCCTTCGTAGGCGGTGAAGTAGACGGGCTGGCTGATGCTTTCTCCTTCGGCCAGGGCGGTAGCCTGGGCTTCGGGCTCGATGATGGGGCCTATGCGGCCTTCCTCATCGATCACGATGGTGCGGCCCTGGCTGTCAGTCACGGCCACACTCTGGTCGGCGGGCTGTTGGATCTCAATGGTCTCACCGCTGGCGAGGGTGACAACGTAGGTGCGGGGGCCTTCTGTAATTTCTTCCTCTGTGTCCTCCTGGCCTTCCTGTTTCTTGATGGTGACGGCTTCAAGGTAGCCGGAGACGGTGATGGTGGTATCGGCCAGTTGCTGGCGGTCTTCCCAGAACTCTTCTATGCCTTCCCGCCACTCATCTAGGGGCTTGCTGAGGGCATGGACGAGCCCGTCGGTCATCCGGTAGTCGGTGTTGATTGTGATACGGTCGAACTGTACGGGAAGGGTGAGGCCCATCCAGGGGACGTAGATGGTGCCTCTTCCGCTGAACACACCGTCGCCCCCGCGAACTTCCTGCAGGCGCATGGTGAACTTGCCCACGGCGATCTGGTCACCAACCAGGGCATTGGGCAGGGGTTCCCGGTTGGTGATCTCAGGCAGGGGGCCTTCATCATCATAGCAGGCCTGCTCAGGTGGGGCCTGGGTGGTAAAGGGGGTTACCTGGCTCCATTGGCTGGCGATACCGTTACGCACCACGCCGGCCTTTACTTCGTAGGGGGTGTCGGGAGCAAGCTCCCGGGCGATGTAGACGGTGTCGGTGATATCAACGCTGCGCCAGGGCCAGTCGGGCTGGTGGGTGGGGCGGTACTGCAGCCGGTAGGTGGTGGCCTGGCTACGGCGGTTGTCTCTGTGGTAGCCGGCAAAGGAGAATTTGGCGTGGACGTGGCTGAGGGCCTCGGCAGTAAGGTCGCCGAGGGGAGGCAGGTCGGCCACGGGGGTGCCGGGCACGAAGGCGCAGACCCGGCTGTAGCCCTGGTTTTTAAATAGATCGCTGGAAGAGCTATTTAGAGGGGAGACAGTTCGATCATCCAGTTGCGCACGCACGCGCCAGGCGTAGGTAAGGCCTTCCTGCAGGGGCGGTAGCTCGAGGCCGTAGGTGAGGCTGGTCTGGCGGGTGACGGTCTGGTAGAGAGGAGGCAGGCTGCGCATCGCTTCTTCGGGCTGCAGGCCCCCGCGCACTTCTACCAGGGTGAATTCGTAGGCGATGCCGCTAAGACCGCTGCCCCGGTGCATAGGGGTCCACTGGAAGAGCAAAGGCTGGCCAGGCTGCCAGGTGACCTGGCTATTGCAGGCGGGCAGGTTGAGCAGGGGCGGATCGGCCAGGACGAGCCAGGCGGTGGCAGTAGCAGGAGCAGAAAGGGGGACATCGGGCCGGCGGAAGTCGTAGGCCTGTACCGTGAAGCGGTAGAAGCCTTCCGGGAGCTGGCCGCCACTTTGGAGGAAGCGACTGCGGTCGTAGCCGCTGAAGTCTAATGCGTCGGCAGAGAGGCCACCAGCCAGCTCGGGGGCGGAGAGCAGGCGGGGCATGCCGCCCTGCAGGGTGATGACATTGCCCTGGTAGCCCTGTCGGGTGCTGAGCCGTATGCCGGGGCCTTCGATGCTCCAGCGGAGCTGCACCGGGTAGCTGGGCTCACTAAGGTCGCGCAGCAGGAGCTGCACCTGCAGGCTGCCGGGCTGGCCGTAGTGGCTCAGGTAGACGCTGTTGGGCGGAAAGATTTGCAGGCTGGCCTGCACGGCAGACTGGGCAGCGGCTTGCCCAAATACCCCCAGCAGGCAGAGCATACACACCCATACCTTCACCCACAGCCGTAAAAACGGCCTCCCTTTCATCATAGCTCCCATGGTACTGTCACCGGATATTATTGCACAATAAAACCAGTACGCAAATAGGAGACACCGGTACACTAATGCACGACAATATGAGCGGATTACTTACCTGACTGGGGGAATTTACTTCAGCAATATATAGCACACTTCACAAGAGAGGTGTTAAGGCACAAGAGCCATTCACAAAACATGCATATAGTTTTAAAATTTCCCTTACTCATGCGACATTGCCTTCATCTCCTTTAACCGAACCTTAAAGACCGAACATGAAAGCGATACACTATCCCAGCCTTTTCAAATACGCCCGACAGAGCATGGGCCTGAACCAGAGGGAGATGGCCGAGCGCCTTCTCGTACACCAAAGCACCATAAGTAAGATAGAAAGCGGCAGGCATTGCCCCCACAGAGGTACCATGATGGGCCTTGCGCGCCTGACCGGCCTCTCCATGCACCTGCTCACCCAAAGGGCAGCACACCATACCCGGCAGCAGGAATCAAACAAAACCACCCCGGCCAACCGCCCCGCCATCAGGTTTAAACCCGCAGACCTGCAGGTCGCCCGCTTTCGCCAAAGCGAGCTGCGTAACAAGCTGAAGGCCACCCTCTACCTGAAAGAAAAAGCCCTGCAAAAGCTACAGGCCCAGCGCTATATGCATGACCTGGCAGAGACCAATGCCCTGCAAATACTCAGTGAAGCACAGGAGATTACCAGTCACCTCCAACAGAATAATGCTCCCCCCGCCCTGCTGGCTACAGCCCGTAAAACACAACACGAGGCCGCCAGCCACCTGGCCCTGCTCCGCAAAAAAGCCATCCGCATACCCCCAGGCTACAAACTACTGCTTATGGAGGCAGAAGTGAGACAGCTAAAAGCGAGAATAGAGGTTCTTTCGATAAATAATTAGTGTCCATTGTCCATCCTCAAATAGCACCAGTCCCCGTCGTATGACGGGGCCCCCATCGGTGAGAGATGCTGTTGGGAATCGCTAAAACCTAACCCATCATCCCCACACTAAACCCGCTTAAAAAAGGCTTTAAAGCATATTACAGGTACAAACACTGGTGGCTGCTTAATCCCTTCCCTGGGGTCTGGCCCTATAATCGGGTTAGAAATAAGTCAGGTCATCACCAAATAGCAAAACCACTTACCCTTCCATCCTCATATCGAATTACCAAACTACCGGATACCTCTTCACCACGATAACTAAGGTAATATCTGTGAACTCCGTGGACTTTGAAGTTCGGTTCCCCTAGTAATTTGACAACCTCTTTGCGACTCATCCCAGTTAGCTCATACGCTGCAAACAGGCCAGGTACCATGTGCCTGCGGGAATTAGCCGTATGGGTCGGTTCCTCCCATGCTTTCCATTCTTCAGGGTCAAATAGTTCATCGCTTATACCACCCCGGGGCGTGCAGCATATACAGGCAGTAATAACATACAAATACAGTAAGAGTCTCTTCATAAAGTCTTCTAATGAATAGGCCTAACCAGCCGGTAAAACTCCTTTATGCTGAGGCTACATACCCTACCCCTATCACAGCTTATCAATCAACTGCCGCAGTTCAGTAATCACCAACTCAGGCTGGTCTGCCTGTATAAAATGACCGCTTTGATCCGTCAGCACGGCACGTCCCTGCGGAAAGGCCCCTGCCCACTCTTCCCAGTGCTTGCCCCAAAGCTCCCTCCCCCTATCTGAGAAAAACAGGTTGCCCGCATGTTCATGCCTCCGCACCGAAGCAATCACAGTGACCGGTATGTCAGGGATTTGCGGGTAGTCCGGCAAGGGACGTTTACTCCAAAAGTCCAGGTAGTTATTCGACATGCCATTAGCCATGTCAGCCAGTTTGATTCGGGCGATCTCTTCATTTGCCCTTTTAAGATCAATGGCACGCATCACATCCACATCATGCTCAGATGAGGGGTCTAAAAACAAAAGACCTTTTACCCTCTCCGAATAAGTGGCCGCAAAATCACGTCCAACACTCCCTCCGTACGAATGGGCCACTATCACCACCGGCTCGCTAATGTGAAGCCTTTCCAGAAGCAGGTTCGCATGGTCCGCATAGTCCTGAGAGGTAAAGTGCCGTTTAATTTGCGTGGACTTCCCATTACCTACCCTCGCGTAGCGGATCACCCGGTACGACTCCGACAGCTCCTCAAAAACCGGATTCCAGTCCGCTAATCCCCCACGGGCGCCACCTTCCAGCAGTATTGTATGTTCCCCCTCCCCTTTCATTTCATAGGCCAGCTCATACTCACCTATGTCAACCAACCCCGGTTCGCTCTGAAAGACACTTCCGTACAAACACCACACAAAGAGTATAAACTGCATAATCATTTAAATACTAAGCCTGATATAAACCTAAAAGCTATTGACTTCATACCTTCCTGTTTATCAACCGCTAATTCCCTCACTATTTTGCACCCAAACTTAATATAATCCGGTAATAACA
It contains:
- a CDS encoding fibronectin type III domain-containing protein, with the protein product MMKGRPFLRLWVKVWVCMLCLLGVFGQAAAQSAVQASLQIFPPNSVYLSHYGQPGSLQVQLLLRDLSEPSYPVQLRWSIEGPGIRLSTRQGYQGNVITLQGGMPRLLSAPELAGGLSADALDFSGYDRSRFLQSGGQLPEGFYRFTVQAYDFRRPDVPLSAPATATAWLVLADPPLLNLPACNSQVTWQPGQPLLFQWTPMHRGSGLSGIAYEFTLVEVRGGLQPEEAMRSLPPLYQTVTRQTSLTYGLELPPLQEGLTYAWRVRAQLDDRTVSPLNSSSSDLFKNQGYSRVCAFVPGTPVADLPPLGDLTAEALSHVHAKFSFAGYHRDNRRSQATTYRLQYRPTHQPDWPWRSVDITDTVYIARELAPDTPYEVKAGVVRNGIASQWSQVTPFTTQAPPEQACYDDEGPLPEITNREPLPNALVGDQIAVGKFTMRLQEVRGGDGVFSGRGTIYVPWMGLTLPVQFDRITINTDYRMTDGLVHALSKPLDEWREGIEEFWEDRQQLADTTITVSGYLEAVTIKKQEGQEDTEEEITEGPRTYVVTLASGETIEIQQPADQSVAVTDSQGRTIVIDEEGRIGPIIEPEAQATALAEGESISQPVYFTAYEGQRYGFDTQLHEAYSAHYESLPVTNGSEGTDTYPIAWKALATGQTDRVTLQGDTTGLKLLTQSGQHVPILEKTDDEHYTLLLTGQGDKEESYLQAIWRSVEDSTDVLSGQLNTVSYAPEHLTLKVVPVNGAGYMKAGRGKDILKALKATYGPAVVNWTVIYEKAFTADYDTDGDGALDDGSTGMLSNYTPEMKKLIRSYEQAHKTAEGTYYLFLVHTPKSAIDEDGTDNAKAGFMPYKRQFGFIFTSRIGNSDHFDKTIAHELGHGAFRLPHTFVEAPALEEWATDNLMDYTFFGTQLHKHQWDLIHNPRPVWGLLTGDEEVSAFGEGPGGICLGDEEAIRTLNSRYTHFYLPDGRILDTRGSLQVSGFFPYSADEPQATRGTVFALRPEAYDYTHVYTSTEEKNTTYGFGLKITPTGLSTIKAENLTLPESSDKAVRVRINKEGRAIDVLDQAGSLVETIPFTRDCACNEVTPSEAQTFAFDDHTSHYVDKARDLGKPVTGAIHHTSEIIHALLASVNAQKPTHAKDEAFLGHILADKLLTYEAFNEGRKFYVAPVEVNTLSLSQASWDQVARTVFEEASLTADDILITVPYVRCSGIGNDLGEYFFMPGLAYGDNIRIDHSQLKKGQYKNTQRVASFQAGIISPVEDFVVDVFRHTAKKMLLYKAIYNASNTVECIEIRKDDVSGQAFNKTIRLYYQSSVDDLAQLLEEQKAEVEKAEDDLNRFLSNPQLPASRKREAALATERRLRVLKVTHAEARLAFIRAHSQRNTLTPYQSAYFDLKIREQHLDQPFEHPNIEGLELAHTFGLAYIYSDAFNDLRERLAYSDEDLSTIDWEDAWAFTDKTDYILKQYDQTVYNSIDGASVALGCFGLDFIADGVGLGYSLFRGDVVQAGGYSVGVLVIGPEGVVIAKASVSALVVLITKNGLEEGGEQLGRRALLKLGQKYADEGVISREAFAELQSLEERELAAALKAALSGRRFPGELPFLSQLHEEALSTVSRWDEAVYLKLEDDLASNPAFAEKFFDLANTDPGVVEAWKLLHDAGRTALKVDPDVLTKLNKVLQNTKLDDFLPVITAKRNITNKEELVEQIVKLHGESASIVGKRMSGMGDLMDELDHFLVNFSDKPGAKEFIKELSESGGKMAGGSFVLKTLKYNADELGTIVKFESTIPSQVDDIGDIIVDVITDKGVFKNVFNEFKNWRSIPANRFSSFSKQFSGYLTNKNIGEFAYFFKKGVDGNGFNNLSELKTQVINAFSSTPGRTELSKLNLEKLKGITDNPLLDDLDKVDGLIDYLDDLDNFEQIFKLVD
- a CDS encoding helix-turn-helix domain-containing protein, which gives rise to MKAIHYPSLFKYARQSMGLNQREMAERLLVHQSTISKIESGRHCPHRGTMMGLARLTGLSMHLLTQRAAHHTRQQESNKTTPANRPAIRFKPADLQVARFRQSELRNKLKATLYLKEKALQKLQAQRYMHDLAETNALQILSEAQEITSHLQQNNAPPALLATARKTQHEAASHLALLRKKAIRIPPGYKLLLMEAEVRQLKARIEVLSINN
- a CDS encoding alpha/beta fold hydrolase — protein: MQFILFVWCLYGSVFQSEPGLVDIGEYELAYEMKGEGEHTILLEGGARGGLADWNPVFEELSESYRVIRYARVGNGKSTQIKRHFTSQDYADHANLLLERLHISEPVVIVAHSYGGSVGRDFAATYSERVKGLLFLDPSSEHDVDVMRAIDLKRANEEIARIKLADMANGMSNNYLDFWSKRPLPDYPQIPDIPVTVIASVRRHEHAGNLFFSDRGRELWGKHWEEWAGAFPQGRAVLTDQSGHFIQADQPELVITELRQLIDKL